The Spirosoma foliorum genome has a window encoding:
- a CDS encoding DUF6807 domain-containing protein, whose product MRYYFIAFFLFSTILASRAQSNQIQLTHDEAQKRISVTVDGKPFTAYIYPGPTVLKKPVLYPIVSAGGNFITRGWPLDPRPDERIDHPHHVGMWFNYGDVNGHDFWNNSIQVGPEHKGPFGTIVHTGVKSMKSGKGKATLVVTADWLDKDGKAMLQETTTYEFLATAANRTIERITTLKATDKEVVFKDNKEGMIALRVARQLEQPSTKPEVFTDAQGVETKVPILNNKGVTGLYHSSEGIEGDAVWGTRAQWMKLTGTINGEDLSVVLFDHAKNVGYPTYWHARGYGLFAANPLGVSVMSSGKAPALNYSLPAGQSVTFRHRLLIQSGKLVDADLSRLNK is encoded by the coding sequence ATGCGTTACTATTTCATTGCGTTCTTCCTTTTCAGTACGATCCTTGCCAGCCGAGCCCAATCGAATCAGATTCAACTGACTCACGACGAAGCCCAGAAACGTATTTCTGTAACAGTCGATGGAAAGCCATTTACCGCCTACATTTATCCAGGACCGACAGTGTTGAAAAAGCCAGTTCTGTATCCCATTGTGTCGGCAGGAGGAAACTTTATTACGCGAGGCTGGCCACTTGACCCTCGGCCCGATGAACGCATCGATCACCCGCACCATGTGGGTATGTGGTTCAACTATGGTGATGTGAATGGCCACGATTTCTGGAATAACTCTATTCAGGTTGGTCCCGAACATAAAGGTCCATTTGGTACGATCGTTCATACTGGCGTAAAGTCCATGAAAAGTGGGAAAGGAAAAGCGACCTTGGTCGTGACAGCCGATTGGCTCGATAAAGATGGAAAAGCAATGCTTCAGGAAACAACCACCTATGAATTTCTGGCTACCGCAGCTAATCGCACGATTGAACGAATTACAACTCTGAAAGCGACCGATAAAGAGGTTGTTTTTAAAGACAATAAAGAAGGAATGATTGCTTTGCGTGTTGCCCGCCAACTTGAGCAGCCCTCTACTAAGCCGGAGGTTTTTACTGATGCGCAAGGTGTGGAGACCAAAGTACCTATATTGAATAATAAAGGCGTAACAGGTTTATACCACAGCAGCGAAGGTATAGAGGGCGATGCCGTTTGGGGAACACGGGCGCAATGGATGAAACTGACGGGTACGATTAACGGAGAAGACCTTTCTGTTGTTTTATTTGACCATGCCAAAAATGTAGGTTACCCAACGTATTGGCATGCTCGCGGATATGGTTTGTTTGCGGCTAACCCATTAGGAGTTTCAGTTATGAGCAGTGGTAAGGCGCCCGCCCTGAATTACTCATTGCCAGCAGGTCAGAGCGTTACGTTCCGTCATCGGCTGTTAATTCAGTCTGGCAAACTTGTAGATGCTGATTTGAGTCGATTAAATAAATAG
- a CDS encoding DUF3857 domain-containing transglutaminase family protein produces MKNFFLVVLLISQTAWAQIDYKAASIPATLKENAHAVVRRHETVFAVKSPGEAAQREYTVVTVLDKEGDKQATKVVGYDKLSKITNMEGALYDADGKLIKKLKKADISDYSTYSDYNLFDDQRMKAAAFPKQPSYPYTVEFLVETTERNLMFYPTWVPQSGQHLSVEQATYTVTLPPTMALRYKEMNLPTPGVVTSSPDGGKTYTWTLANQSALEFEPLSPPAREQVPIVYTAPTDFEVQSYKGKVTTWNDLGKFYHTLNEGRDLIPDDLRQRVLELTKTESTTRGKVQKLYKFLQDHTRYVSVQLGIGGWQTIEADKVAASKYGDCKALTNYTKALLKAVGVTAYPALVRAGDDEPDALVDFPSFQFNHVILCVPDGRDTLFLECTSGNSPAGYVSDFTGNRHALLIMPDGSRLIKTPVYKSADNRQQRQIRVKVTEQGDATADVRTRYTGLQQDAYVDALHHLNRDDQRSWLLKRIRIPAFELNTFGYKEEPGIIPAVTENLALDVRQWATISGSRLFLPLNLMSALLPATPLTQARKTPVDLGTNYDFDDSDTISYQLPQGYTPEFKLAPVAIESKFGRYTAELTINGDQITYVRHITMHGGKFPATAYAEWVDFRKKVAKADRTQMVFVKNN; encoded by the coding sequence ATGAAGAACTTTTTTCTGGTAGTGCTGCTAATAAGCCAGACGGCTTGGGCACAAATCGATTATAAAGCAGCGTCTATTCCTGCCACATTAAAAGAAAATGCGCACGCGGTGGTTCGTCGGCACGAAACGGTATTCGCTGTAAAATCACCAGGAGAAGCTGCTCAACGGGAATATACGGTGGTTACTGTGCTGGATAAAGAAGGCGATAAGCAGGCAACGAAAGTGGTAGGTTATGATAAGCTTTCGAAAATAACCAATATGGAAGGGGCGCTTTATGACGCAGACGGGAAGCTGATTAAGAAGCTAAAGAAAGCCGACATTAGCGATTACAGTACCTATTCCGATTATAATCTTTTCGATGATCAGCGGATGAAAGCCGCGGCTTTCCCGAAGCAGCCAAGCTATCCGTATACGGTAGAATTTCTGGTCGAGACGACTGAGCGGAACCTGATGTTTTACCCAACCTGGGTACCACAATCCGGGCAACACTTGTCTGTTGAACAGGCGACGTATACAGTAACATTGCCGCCAACGATGGCGTTGCGCTATAAAGAAATGAATCTCCCAACACCCGGAGTCGTTACGTCGTCGCCCGATGGTGGGAAAACCTATACCTGGACGTTGGCCAATCAATCGGCTCTTGAATTTGAACCTTTGTCACCTCCTGCGCGGGAGCAGGTGCCGATTGTTTATACAGCTCCTACGGATTTTGAGGTGCAGAGTTACAAAGGGAAAGTAACGACCTGGAATGATTTAGGGAAATTTTACCACACGCTTAATGAAGGTCGTGACCTCATTCCTGATGATTTACGGCAACGAGTACTCGAGTTGACGAAAACAGAATCAACTACACGTGGAAAAGTACAGAAACTATATAAGTTTTTACAGGATCATACCCGTTACGTTAGTGTTCAGCTAGGTATTGGCGGCTGGCAAACCATTGAAGCCGATAAGGTAGCCGCCAGTAAATACGGTGATTGCAAAGCGCTAACCAATTATACCAAGGCGTTGTTAAAAGCAGTTGGAGTTACGGCTTATCCAGCGCTGGTTCGGGCTGGAGACGATGAACCAGATGCCTTAGTCGATTTTCCAAGCTTCCAGTTTAATCATGTTATTCTGTGTGTACCTGACGGGCGTGACACGCTTTTTCTGGAGTGCACAAGCGGAAACAGTCCAGCAGGCTATGTTAGCGATTTTACGGGTAATCGACACGCCCTACTTATTATGCCTGACGGTAGTCGATTAATAAAAACGCCTGTTTATAAATCAGCAGATAATCGGCAGCAACGGCAGATTAGGGTCAAGGTTACTGAACAGGGCGATGCCACTGCCGATGTTCGAACCCGCTATACGGGCCTCCAGCAAGATGCTTATGTCGACGCACTTCATCACCTTAATCGCGATGACCAGCGTAGTTGGTTACTCAAACGCATTCGTATTCCTGCTTTTGAATTGAACACGTTTGGCTATAAAGAAGAGCCCGGAATTATTCCGGCAGTCACCGAGAACCTTGCGCTAGATGTTCGTCAGTGGGCAACGATCAGCGGTAGTCGGCTGTTTCTGCCGCTTAACCTGATGTCGGCTCTTCTGCCTGCAACGCCACTAACGCAAGCGCGCAAAACACCTGTTGATTTAGGGACGAACTACGATTTTGACGATAGTGACACCATTTCCTACCAGCTTCCTCAAGGCTATACCCCTGAATTTAAACTAGCTCCCGTAGCGATAGAATCTAAATTTGGGCGATATACAGCAGAGTTAACAATTAACGGTGACCAGATCACGTATGTCCGTCATATAACTATGCATGGTGGAAAATTTCCGGCAACTGCTTATGCCGAGTGGGTTGATTTCCGGAAGAAGGTAGCCAAAGCCGACCGGACACAAATGGTATTCGTTAAAAACAATTAA
- a CDS encoding transglutaminase domain-containing protein, whose translation MFSLQPGYRFSVLTIVFFLAGLTLAFAQKLADPAPKIKFGVVTPDQFVNATADSTAEAVVLYDYGEASFEAESGNIWLTVTHHVRTKICKKSAYGRATLQLTTRRGTSGQHEFISNFEGYTYNKANGDISIDPLSKSGHFTEKASTEYWMEKYTLPNVHEGSIIEYRYTRHTPFSVNYNPRTWRFQQDIPVKWSEYRITIPDYFYYKMLQSGYLLMLVNEHKKTSVDLFAGENGASASAYRFAMKDIPAFRDEAYVINDEDYLAKIDFELARYQRPGQRTQDFSVDWPDLDRTLLEHPDFGGQIKRAGFLRETAKTLLSQHADTLGRITAAYEFIQKNIKWNNEAGLVASQDLRRVFENKKGDAADINLMLVALLREMDIDANPVILSTRDHGRINEAYALIKKFNYVVAQVWVGGKDVLLDATDDFLVPGMLPLHSLNQTGRLVDSKKARFVSLVPVERDIEAYTGTFTLDEDGELSGTIRHSHGGYDALSARKSFTTDGKTKYLDGIRKKQPAWQIEKAEFSGTEVKSSAFNEDYTLTIPEACGRAGDRLYFRPMITQAHTINPFKEPERVYPVDFGVQSEETFIATYTLPQGFTVEEMPKPVSMVLPENGGRFIYQVSVNDGNKLQVISRILLRKPMFYAGEYGPLRELFSRIVAKHAEQVVLKRGVIADKK comes from the coding sequence ATGTTCTCCCTCCAGCCTGGCTACCGTTTTTCGGTGCTGACCATTGTATTTTTTCTTGCTGGCCTAACGCTGGCTTTCGCCCAGAAACTCGCTGATCCAGCTCCAAAGATCAAATTCGGAGTCGTAACTCCAGATCAATTTGTTAACGCAACTGCCGATTCGACCGCTGAAGCCGTAGTCTTGTATGATTATGGCGAAGCATCGTTTGAAGCAGAGTCTGGTAATATATGGCTTACCGTTACCCACCACGTTCGGACAAAAATCTGTAAGAAATCCGCCTATGGCCGAGCTACACTTCAACTCACTACTCGCCGAGGTACCTCTGGTCAACATGAGTTTATCTCTAATTTTGAAGGTTATACCTATAATAAGGCCAACGGAGACATCTCGATTGATCCGTTAAGCAAATCTGGTCATTTTACCGAGAAAGCGTCTACTGAGTATTGGATGGAGAAATACACGCTTCCCAATGTTCATGAAGGATCTATTATTGAATACCGATACACGCGTCATACGCCTTTTAGCGTGAATTACAATCCGCGTACGTGGCGATTCCAGCAGGACATACCCGTCAAGTGGAGCGAATACCGGATTACTATTCCCGATTACTTTTATTACAAGATGCTCCAGAGTGGCTACTTGTTAATGTTGGTTAATGAACATAAAAAGACCAGTGTTGATTTGTTTGCGGGTGAGAATGGGGCTTCTGCATCTGCTTATCGGTTTGCGATGAAAGATATTCCAGCCTTTCGCGACGAGGCTTATGTAATTAACGATGAAGATTATCTGGCCAAAATTGACTTTGAATTAGCCAGATATCAACGGCCAGGACAACGAACGCAGGACTTCTCGGTCGATTGGCCTGATCTAGATCGTACTCTACTGGAGCATCCCGATTTTGGTGGTCAGATTAAACGAGCTGGTTTTCTTCGAGAAACGGCCAAAACATTGCTAAGTCAGCATGCCGATACACTCGGGCGAATTACGGCTGCGTATGAGTTCATTCAGAAAAATATCAAGTGGAATAATGAGGCCGGATTGGTAGCCTCACAGGATTTAAGGAGAGTATTTGAGAATAAAAAAGGCGACGCGGCTGACATTAATCTGATGCTCGTTGCGCTACTCAGGGAGATGGATATTGACGCCAATCCGGTGATTTTGAGTACCCGAGACCACGGGCGTATCAATGAGGCTTATGCATTGATCAAGAAATTCAACTACGTGGTAGCGCAGGTTTGGGTTGGCGGAAAAGATGTGCTTTTGGATGCAACCGATGATTTTCTGGTGCCAGGTATGTTGCCCCTCCATAGCCTGAACCAGACAGGTCGACTCGTAGATTCGAAAAAAGCCCGTTTTGTGTCCCTCGTTCCGGTAGAGCGTGATATTGAAGCCTATACAGGAACATTTACACTGGATGAGGACGGCGAGTTATCCGGAACAATTCGGCATTCGCATGGCGGGTACGATGCCCTAAGCGCTCGAAAATCGTTTACGACTGACGGGAAAACGAAGTACCTGGATGGTATTCGAAAAAAGCAGCCTGCCTGGCAAATTGAAAAGGCTGAATTTTCGGGAACCGAAGTTAAAAGCAGTGCCTTCAACGAAGACTATACATTAACTATTCCGGAAGCCTGCGGCCGGGCTGGAGATCGCCTTTATTTCCGACCTATGATTACGCAGGCGCATACTATTAATCCGTTTAAAGAGCCAGAACGGGTTTATCCGGTCGATTTTGGCGTGCAGAGCGAAGAGACCTTCATCGCCACCTATACATTGCCCCAGGGATTTACAGTCGAAGAAATGCCCAAACCTGTTTCTATGGTGTTACCCGAAAATGGCGGTCGATTTATTTATCAGGTTTCTGTAAACGACGGCAACAAGCTCCAGGTTATCAGTCGGATTCTATTACGCAAACCGATGTTCTACGCTGGCGAATACGGGCCGTTACGGGAACTGTTCAGTCGAATTGTAGCGAAGCATGCTGAGCAGGTTGTTTTGAAACGGGGAGTAATTGCGGATAAAAAATAG
- a CDS encoding transglutaminase domain-containing protein: MFTTACFLLWSGFGLAQKPVDAPPDIKFGKLTPDQFINRSADSTAEAVVLYEAGDVSFKVNVDASWIIFSHYIRILIRRKSAYGRATVQLPVRRGVGTLNEKMDELEGYTYNLVDGHVLTDQLDIKSAHFTEKATESYWIEKFTMPNVREGSIIDYKYTLRTPYNIDRNPRTWRFQRDIPVDWSQYRIVLPGNSYKLLLSGSLKLTIDEAKAVKISLIPGQRQSDAEEHFCAIKNVPAFQHESYTSNEDDYISKIDFEPPNYLNNVANVEFAYSWEGIDKRLQTNIDFSDRLTPSNWLRKQAERLFPSQGDMLSRAILVYNFVRHTMTWNQEFSIWGLDAKQLLTSKKGDTGDINLFLIALLRAANIEAYPVILSTRLHGSIVEEHALFRKFNCVIALVQLDGKEILLDATDPYIKPGMLPFHCLNGVGRLINPPNSRFVSLVPTERLSEVTTGQFTLNESGELMGTMSNSYGGYGAWINYKLVASAGQANYVEAIHKVHNDWQVEDVKFTDTNQSEESFGVNYKLIISDACTKAGDRLYFKPMLTEAYQENPFKESFRRYPIDFTTPIDQAFTATYVLPNDFQVEALPKPVSIALPGNSGRFLYQVSIDTNQLRVNSRFILRKPIYNPNEYPALRELFIQIVAKHKESVVLKQRISEKK; encoded by the coding sequence GTGTTCACTACGGCCTGTTTTCTGCTTTGGAGTGGTTTTGGTCTTGCTCAGAAACCCGTTGATGCACCACCTGACATCAAATTCGGTAAATTAACTCCTGATCAATTTATTAATCGTTCTGCTGATTCCACTGCTGAGGCTGTGGTGCTGTATGAAGCAGGTGATGTTTCCTTTAAAGTTAATGTCGATGCAAGCTGGATCATTTTTTCACATTATATCCGTATCCTTATCCGTCGAAAATCAGCCTATGGTCGGGCAACTGTACAACTTCCTGTTCGCCGGGGAGTTGGAACGCTAAACGAAAAAATGGATGAACTGGAAGGGTATACGTATAATCTGGTTGATGGGCATGTATTAACTGACCAGTTGGATATAAAATCAGCTCACTTTACTGAAAAGGCAACAGAATCGTATTGGATTGAAAAATTTACGATGCCTAATGTTCGAGAAGGGTCAATTATTGACTATAAATACACACTCCGAACACCTTACAATATAGATCGTAATCCACGAACATGGCGGTTTCAGCGTGATATACCCGTTGATTGGAGTCAATATCGAATTGTTCTTCCGGGTAATTCATACAAATTGCTGTTGAGTGGTTCTTTAAAATTGACTATCGATGAAGCAAAGGCGGTGAAAATCAGTCTTATTCCGGGGCAAAGACAAAGTGATGCCGAAGAGCATTTCTGTGCAATTAAGAATGTGCCTGCGTTTCAACATGAAAGTTATACCTCCAATGAAGACGACTATATATCAAAAATTGATTTTGAACCTCCTAATTATTTGAATAATGTAGCTAATGTAGAGTTTGCGTATAGTTGGGAAGGGATCGACAAACGACTACAAACTAACATAGATTTCAGTGATCGACTTACTCCTTCTAACTGGTTAAGAAAACAGGCCGAGAGGCTATTCCCGAGCCAGGGAGATATGCTTAGTCGTGCTATATTGGTTTATAATTTTGTACGACACACCATGACCTGGAATCAAGAATTCTCTATCTGGGGTCTTGATGCAAAACAACTTTTAACAAGTAAAAAAGGAGATACAGGTGATATTAATTTATTCCTTATAGCCCTGTTGCGAGCTGCTAACATAGAGGCTTATCCCGTCATTTTAAGTACTCGTTTACATGGCTCAATTGTAGAAGAGCATGCATTGTTTAGGAAATTTAATTGCGTGATTGCCTTGGTTCAACTAGATGGGAAAGAGATATTGTTAGATGCGACGGACCCATATATAAAGCCTGGAATGTTACCTTTTCATTGTCTTAATGGGGTAGGTCGATTAATCAATCCTCCTAATAGTCGATTTGTATCATTGGTTCCTACAGAGCGACTAAGTGAAGTTACTACAGGCCAATTTACACTTAATGAATCTGGCGAGCTAATGGGTACAATGTCTAACTCATATGGTGGTTATGGCGCCTGGATAAATTATAAATTAGTAGCCAGTGCTGGGCAGGCCAACTATGTAGAAGCAATTCATAAAGTTCATAATGACTGGCAGGTAGAGGATGTAAAGTTTACAGATACAAATCAATCAGAGGAGAGTTTCGGAGTCAATTATAAACTTATAATTTCAGATGCCTGCACTAAGGCTGGGGATCGTCTTTATTTTAAACCGATGTTAACCGAAGCCTATCAGGAAAACCCATTCAAAGAGTCTTTTCGGCGATATCCTATTGATTTTACAACCCCTATTGACCAAGCCTTTACGGCAACCTATGTGTTACCGAACGATTTTCAAGTTGAAGCCCTACCTAAACCGGTATCAATAGCACTGCCCGGAAATAGTGGTCGATTCTTGTATCAGGTATCAATCGATACAAATCAACTGCGCGTAAACAGTCGCTTTATCTTACGTAAGCCAATATATAATCCTAACGAGTACCCTGCGTTGCGAGAATTGTTTATCCAGATTGTTGCTAAACACAAAGAGTCAGTTGTACTCAAACAGAGGATATCCGAAAAAAAATAA
- a CDS encoding GH39 family glycosyl hydrolase, which yields MMQQNQIARLFSTLLSIGLLNTSLAQVTPQKPVAIEVDLSVDKGPIKPIWAWFGYDEPNYTYMKDGKKLLTEISQLSKVPVNVRAHSLLVTGDGKAALKWGSTNAYTEDKKGNPVYDWTIVDKIFDTYIERGMKPIAQIGFMPEALSTHPQPYRHNWKPGDNYNDIYTGWAYPPKDYVKWGELVYQWVKHSVSRYGQKEVESWYWELWNEPNISYWKGTTEEYIKLYDYTADAVKRALPTAKVGGPEVTGPNWDVSAKFFKAFMDHVVSGKNYVTGKTGTPIDFITFHAKGAPKLVNGAVQMNMGTQLRDIDKGFEIVASYPTLKHLPIIIGESDPEGCAACSEDLHPQNAYRNGTMYSSYTAASFARKYDLAQARGVNLEGAVTWAFEFEDQAWFRGFRDLATNGVDKPVLNVFRMFGMMQGNRVAVKGGLAYDYARIRDQSVRAEDDINAFATKDSKTASVMVWNYHDDNLPAPDAPVTVQVKGIPGAKVLLQHYRIDKQFSNSYEAWKKMGSPKTPTSEQIAELEKAGQLQLLTSPEWITVKDGAVNLTMELPRQGVSLLKFSWE from the coding sequence ATGATGCAGCAAAACCAGATTGCTCGATTATTCTCCACACTACTTAGCATTGGGTTACTCAATACCAGTTTGGCACAAGTTACCCCGCAAAAGCCCGTTGCCATCGAGGTCGATTTGTCTGTTGATAAAGGACCGATTAAACCTATCTGGGCGTGGTTTGGCTACGACGAACCGAACTACACTTACATGAAAGATGGTAAGAAGCTGCTTACCGAAATTTCGCAATTGAGCAAAGTGCCAGTCAACGTTCGGGCGCATAGCTTGCTGGTTACGGGCGATGGAAAAGCAGCCCTAAAATGGGGGTCGACCAACGCGTATACCGAAGACAAAAAAGGAAATCCAGTTTACGATTGGACGATTGTCGATAAAATCTTTGATACGTATATAGAGCGCGGTATGAAGCCCATTGCCCAGATTGGTTTCATGCCTGAGGCACTCTCAACGCACCCACAACCCTATCGGCACAACTGGAAGCCCGGAGATAATTACAATGATATTTATACCGGCTGGGCCTATCCACCGAAAGACTATGTGAAATGGGGAGAGCTGGTTTACCAATGGGTCAAACATTCGGTAAGTCGGTATGGCCAGAAAGAAGTGGAAAGCTGGTATTGGGAGTTGTGGAATGAGCCCAACATTAGTTACTGGAAAGGCACAACCGAGGAGTACATCAAACTCTATGATTACACGGCCGATGCTGTAAAACGCGCCTTGCCAACGGCTAAAGTAGGCGGTCCTGAAGTGACGGGCCCAAATTGGGATGTATCGGCTAAGTTTTTTAAAGCCTTTATGGATCACGTGGTTAGTGGCAAAAACTACGTAACGGGCAAAACGGGTACACCCATTGATTTCATTACGTTTCATGCCAAGGGGGCGCCAAAACTGGTGAACGGAGCGGTGCAGATGAACATGGGCACACAGCTTCGAGACATCGACAAAGGCTTTGAAATTGTGGCCTCTTACCCAACGTTGAAACATCTACCAATTATCATTGGCGAATCTGACCCCGAAGGCTGCGCGGCCTGTTCGGAGGATTTGCATCCCCAGAACGCCTATCGAAATGGCACTATGTATTCAAGCTATACAGCGGCCTCGTTTGCTCGTAAATATGATCTGGCGCAGGCTCGTGGGGTTAATCTGGAGGGGGCTGTTACCTGGGCTTTCGAATTTGAAGATCAAGCCTGGTTCCGGGGTTTTCGCGATCTGGCGACTAATGGCGTCGATAAACCGGTGCTGAATGTATTCCGGATGTTTGGCATGATGCAGGGCAATCGGGTGGCGGTGAAAGGCGGCCTTGCCTACGATTATGCCCGAATTCGGGATCAGAGTGTTCGGGCTGAAGATGATATCAATGCTTTTGCAACGAAAGATTCGAAAACGGCTTCGGTTATGGTCTGGAATTATCATGATGATAATTTACCTGCGCCAGATGCCCCCGTTACTGTGCAGGTAAAAGGCATTCCGGGGGCCAAAGTTCTGCTGCAACATTACCGGATCGACAAGCAGTTTAGTAATTCCTACGAAGCCTGGAAAAAGATGGGCTCCCCTAAAACGCCAACGTCCGAACAAATTGCTGAATTGGAAAAGGCAGGCCAACTGCAACTACTCACATCGCCCGAATGGATTACGGTGAAAGATGGTGCTGTAAATCTGACAATGGAGTTGCCTCGTCAGGGCGTGTCTTTGCTGAAGTTTTCGTGGGAATAA
- a CDS encoding glycoside hydrolase family 16 protein, translated as MGRLSFLWAFLIIGCFNSFGQSTQSDKDWKLVWADEFETAGPPNPKNWKFETGFVRNHEIQWYQPDNAFCENGFLIIEGRREQKPNPTYQANSSNWQTNRPTIDYTSSSLHTNGLHSWQYGRFEMRGRIETKSGLWPAFWTLGVKGEWPANGEIDIMEYYRNMLLANVAWATGKRYTAEWRSTKKPMASFNDPDWSKKFHVWRMDWDETAIRLYVDDTLLNTVMLSETINKDGTSINPFRQPHYLLVNLAIGGDNGGDPSTTSFPSRYEIDYVRVYQKR; from the coding sequence ATGGGTCGCTTATCCTTTCTTTGGGCTTTTCTAATAATCGGTTGTTTCAACAGCTTTGGTCAATCGACTCAATCAGATAAAGACTGGAAATTAGTTTGGGCTGATGAATTTGAAACGGCTGGACCGCCAAATCCGAAGAACTGGAAATTTGAAACGGGCTTTGTCCGAAATCATGAAATCCAGTGGTATCAGCCAGACAATGCCTTCTGCGAAAATGGCTTTCTGATCATTGAAGGGCGTCGCGAACAAAAGCCCAATCCAACGTATCAGGCTAACAGCTCTAACTGGCAAACCAACAGGCCAACTATTGACTACACGTCTTCCAGCTTGCATACCAATGGGTTGCATAGTTGGCAATATGGTCGGTTTGAGATGCGAGGACGTATTGAAACCAAGTCCGGCTTGTGGCCTGCTTTCTGGACTTTGGGCGTGAAAGGCGAGTGGCCTGCCAACGGAGAAATCGACATTATGGAGTATTATCGGAATATGCTACTGGCCAATGTTGCCTGGGCAACCGGTAAACGCTACACCGCTGAATGGCGCAGTACTAAAAAGCCAATGGCTTCTTTTAACGATCCTGACTGGTCGAAGAAATTCCACGTATGGCGTATGGATTGGGATGAGACTGCCATTCGACTCTATGTGGATGATACGTTGTTAAATACGGTCATGCTCTCGGAGACCATCAATAAAGATGGAACGAGTATAAATCCGTTTCGCCAGCCTCATTATCTACTAGTCAACCTCGCCATTGGTGGCGATAATGGGGGCGACCCATCGACAACCTCATTTCCTAGCCGGTACGAGATTGATTATGTGCGGGTTTATCAGAAACGATAG